The following coding sequences are from one Frigoribacterium sp. Leaf415 window:
- a CDS encoding type 1 glutamine amidotransferase domain-containing protein, producing MASTELTGRRVLAIVTNYGVEQDELVVPVAKLREQGATVVVAGVSTEPIETLVGDKDPGQTVRPDTTIAEVDAADHDLLLVPGGTINADTLRTESDAVDLVKAFAAAGKPIAAICHGPWALIEAGLVTGKELTSFASLQTDVRNAGGTWVDRSVVTDVEQGFTLVTSRDPDDLEDFVRETSTALAATA from the coding sequence ATGGCAAGCACCGAACTCACCGGACGCCGCGTTCTCGCGATCGTCACCAACTACGGCGTCGAGCAGGACGAGCTCGTCGTCCCCGTCGCGAAGCTGCGCGAGCAGGGCGCCACCGTCGTCGTCGCCGGCGTCTCCACCGAGCCGATCGAGACGCTGGTCGGCGACAAGGACCCGGGGCAGACCGTCCGCCCCGACACGACCATCGCCGAGGTCGACGCCGCCGACCACGACCTCCTGCTCGTGCCCGGCGGCACCATCAACGCCGACACCCTGCGCACCGAGAGCGACGCCGTCGACCTGGTCAAGGCCTTCGCCGCGGCCGGCAAGCCGATCGCGGCCATCTGCCACGGCCCGTGGGCGCTCATCGAGGCGGGCCTCGTGACGGGCAAGGAACTGACCTCGTTCGCCTCGCTGCAGACCGACGTCCGCAACGCCGGCGGCACGTGGGTGGACCGCTCGGTCGTGACCGACGTCGAGCAGGGCTTCACCCTCGTCACGTCGCGTGACCCCGACGACCTCGAGGACTTCGTCCGCGAGACGTCGACGGCCCTGGCCGCCACGGCCTGA
- a CDS encoding GAF domain-containing protein, with the protein MNRFVSPLVRGMIRQRNRWFDRRLGLPRPEGVARAHAPGVSPDRVLLFGSGPAVGWGVRSHDLGLAGHLARAVSQATGRGVDVDVVADPAMRTADARRVLGDRDLTRYDAVVVVTGINDALEMTDVTKWRRAFVDLLVHIETETGGASSPVLVTGVQAPSEVTVFRIAGGGLVDRHAAAVNTIIRDVCSTHPRVHVLMPPSPLSGHDDRDQLIAKYARWGEAQAEVLAPMLDAQMSAGGGVARARRHAPQAEVDRIEAIRALGLLDTDPEERFDDIVERARTLLGASGAAFSLVTADRHWNKALAGGGDREMPMALSFCAHTVAGGQPFVVEDAWADERFGVEAPARFYAGYPVESPDGVRIGALCVADPEPRTVESVDLVMLRELALSVQRELAKQAVTRA; encoded by the coding sequence ATGAACCGTTTCGTGAGTCCGCTCGTCCGCGGCATGATCCGACAGCGCAACCGCTGGTTCGACCGGCGCCTCGGGCTGCCCCGGCCCGAGGGCGTCGCCCGTGCGCACGCTCCCGGCGTCAGCCCCGATCGCGTGCTGTTGTTCGGCAGCGGGCCCGCCGTCGGGTGGGGTGTCCGCAGCCACGACCTGGGGCTCGCGGGCCATCTCGCGCGAGCGGTCTCGCAGGCCACCGGCCGTGGGGTCGACGTCGACGTCGTGGCCGACCCCGCCATGCGGACGGCGGACGCCCGGCGGGTGCTCGGAGACCGTGACCTCACGCGCTACGACGCCGTGGTCGTGGTGACCGGCATCAACGACGCCCTCGAGATGACCGACGTCACGAAGTGGCGGCGGGCGTTCGTCGACCTGCTCGTGCACATCGAGACCGAGACCGGAGGCGCGAGCAGCCCCGTCCTCGTCACGGGCGTCCAGGCGCCCAGCGAGGTGACGGTGTTCCGCATCGCCGGCGGTGGCCTCGTCGACCGCCATGCGGCCGCGGTGAACACGATCATCCGCGACGTCTGCTCGACGCATCCCCGCGTGCACGTGCTCATGCCCCCGTCGCCGCTCTCGGGCCACGACGACCGCGACCAGCTGATCGCCAAGTACGCCCGCTGGGGCGAGGCGCAGGCCGAGGTGCTCGCGCCCATGCTCGACGCGCAGATGTCGGCCGGCGGCGGCGTGGCGCGGGCGCGCCGACACGCCCCGCAGGCCGAGGTCGATCGCATCGAGGCGATCAGGGCCCTCGGCCTCCTCGACACCGACCCCGAGGAACGCTTCGACGACATCGTCGAACGGGCTCGGACCCTGCTCGGCGCGAGCGGGGCCGCGTTCTCGCTCGTGACCGCCGACCGACACTGGAACAAGGCCCTCGCCGGGGGCGGCGACCGCGAGATGCCCATGGCCCTGTCGTTCTGCGCCCACACGGTCGCCGGCGGCCAGCCGTTCGTCGTCGAGGACGCCTGGGCCGACGAACGGTTCGGCGTCGAGGCGCCCGCCCGGTTCTACGCCGGCTACCCGGTCGAGAGTCCCGACGGCGTCCGCATCGGCGCGCTCTGCGTCGCCGACCCCGAACCCCGCACGGTCGAGAGCGTCGACCTCGTCATGCTGCGCGAGCTCGCCCTCAGCGTGCAGCGCGAGCTCGCGAAACAGGCCGTCACACGGGCGTGA
- a CDS encoding sugar-binding transcriptional regulator has translation MQDLTMEAIAHELQTSRSSVSRLLKSARETGLVDIQIKSPLDQPTAVGEGLHRRFGVVAHVVPVPDQTSDVDRLDRVALSAARTLTQYVDSNMVVGVAWGSTVSAVSRYLVPKATHNTVFVQLNGAANTRTTGIEYASEILRRFGHAYGALIQQFPVPAFFDDPATKRALWRERSTRRVLSLQGAMDLVVFGVGSREAHVPSHVYSGGYLEQSDHDSLGHDHVVGDVATVFFREDGSSADIELNQRATGPDLATIRRTPRRVCVVAGEAKVVSVRGALAAGLVTDLILDEGTARALLAS, from the coding sequence ATGCAGGACCTCACGATGGAGGCGATCGCGCACGAACTGCAGACGTCCCGCTCGTCGGTCTCGCGCCTCCTGAAGTCGGCTCGCGAGACGGGCCTCGTCGACATCCAGATCAAGTCGCCGCTCGACCAGCCGACGGCCGTGGGCGAGGGGCTGCACCGGCGCTTCGGCGTGGTCGCGCACGTGGTCCCGGTGCCCGACCAGACGAGCGACGTCGACCGGCTCGACCGGGTCGCGCTGTCGGCTGCACGAACGCTCACGCAGTACGTCGACTCGAACATGGTCGTCGGCGTCGCCTGGGGGTCCACCGTCAGCGCGGTCAGCCGGTACCTGGTGCCCAAGGCCACGCACAACACCGTCTTCGTCCAGCTGAACGGTGCGGCGAACACCCGCACCACGGGCATCGAGTACGCCAGCGAGATCCTGCGGCGGTTCGGTCACGCGTACGGCGCCCTGATCCAGCAGTTCCCCGTGCCGGCGTTCTTCGACGACCCGGCCACCAAGCGCGCCCTCTGGCGGGAGCGCAGCACCCGACGCGTCCTCTCGTTGCAGGGCGCCATGGACCTCGTCGTCTTCGGCGTCGGCTCGCGCGAGGCGCACGTGCCGAGCCACGTCTACTCGGGCGGGTACCTCGAGCAGAGCGACCACGACAGCCTCGGCCACGACCACGTGGTGGGCGACGTCGCGACCGTGTTCTTCCGCGAGGACGGCTCGTCGGCCGACATCGAGCTCAACCAGCGCGCCACGGGGCCCGACCTGGCGACCATCCGGCGCACGCCGCGTCGCGTCTGCGTCGTCGCCGGCGAGGCCAAGGTCGTCAGCGTCCGCGGTGCGCTCGCCGCGGGCCTGGTCACCGACCTGATCCTCGACGAGGGCACCGCCAGGGCGCTGCTGGCCAGCTGA
- a CDS encoding nucleotidyltransferase family protein, with protein METSVGSSEVLAVADARSGFSRLMRDFRLDPDRPAVAVGPHRRPEVVIVPWSRFVEMSERPTSGRAVASLLDEITSRAGLVRRLAGLSHIDAVSVFGSVARGTETDDSDIDLLVDPGAEATYFDFAQFELDMEAVFQRQVDVVSRRALDPETDREILAQAVPV; from the coding sequence ATGGAGACATCCGTCGGAAGTTCTGAAGTCCTCGCCGTGGCCGACGCCCGCAGTGGCTTCAGTCGCCTCATGCGGGACTTCCGGCTCGACCCCGACCGCCCTGCCGTCGCCGTGGGTCCGCATCGACGCCCAGAGGTCGTCATCGTGCCGTGGAGCCGGTTCGTCGAGATGTCCGAGCGCCCGACGTCGGGTCGCGCGGTCGCCTCACTGCTGGACGAGATCACCTCGCGTGCCGGTCTCGTGCGGCGCCTGGCGGGCCTGAGTCACATCGACGCCGTCAGCGTCTTCGGGTCGGTCGCTCGCGGTACCGAGACCGACGACAGCGACATCGACCTCCTGGTCGACCCGGGTGCCGAGGCGACCTACTTCGACTTCGCCCAGTTCGAACTCGACATGGAAGCCGTGTTCCAGCGTCAGGTCGACGTCGTGTCCCGGCGGGCGCTCGACCCCGAGACTGACCGCGAGATCCTGGCACAAGCGGTGCCCGTGTGA